The genomic window GACAACAGCGGACCGGCCAGGCGGTAGAAGGTGCTCGTGCCGCCCTGAACCCGAACGCTCGTTTGCGTCCCGCCCAGCGCGTCTTGGAACGCGTACGTGATGTGCATCGGGAACGGGCTCTTCACCGAGCGCATCTCGAGCACCGAACCGGGATCGAGCCGCGTCACCTCGTTCACGTACTCGATCCGCCTGCCCATGAAGGAAGCGACCCGTCGCACGTGCGAGCCGACGCCGATCGGCGGGTCTCCGAGC from Actinomycetota bacterium includes these protein-coding regions:
- a CDS encoding SRPBCC family protein, which gives rise to LGDPPIGVGSHVRRVASFMGRRIEYVNEVTRLDPGSVLEMRSVKSPFPMHITYAFQDALGGTQTSVRVQGGTSTFYRLAGPLLSRQVKKNVQADLGRLKDIVEKDKSR